A segment of the Chloroflexota bacterium genome:
AACCTCTTTGGTGCTATAATTATCTCACTAGAAATGGTAGGGGTGACTAATGGATGAACTCAAGGTCTTCACCGGCAACGCCCACCCGAAGCTAGCCGAGGCAATATGCAAATACCTCAACATACCGCTGGGCAAAGCTGAGGTCTTCGAATTCAAGAATGAGAACATCTTCGTCCGAGTTCAGGAAAATGTCCGTGAACGAGATGTATTCGTCATCCAACCGTTTTCCACACCGGTCAATAAAAACCTGGTCGAACTCCTAATTATGATTGACGCCTTCAAACGAGCTTCTGCCGGTAGAATCACCGCTGTCATCCCTTACTACGCCTACGGCCGCACCGACAAGAAAGACCAGCCTCGCGTGCCCATAACCGCCAGATTAATTGCTGACCTGCTCACCACCGCCGGCGCCAACCGCCTGCTAACCATAGACCTTCACGCCGCCCAAATCCAGGGCTTTTTCAACATACCAGTCGACGAACTCACCGCGCTCTTCATACTCAGCGATTACTGGAAAGAGAAAGAGAAGGTATTGGATAACCTGGTCGTCGTCGCCACCGATATCGGCATATCCGCACATGCCCGCGATATGGCGGCTAAGCTCAATGCACCATTGGCTATCATTGAAAAGAGGCGACTAGGCAACATCGACGCCACCGAGACTCTCAACATCATCGGCGAAGTCGAGGGAATGCGTGCACTGACCATCGACGATGAAATCGATACCGCCGGCTCCCTTGTCGGTGTCGTGGACACTCTACTAGAGCACGGTGCCACCGAAGTTTACGCCTGCTGCACCCACCCCATATTCTCCGGACCAGCTATAGAGCGAATAGCCAAATCGCCAGTTAAAGAGATTGTCGTCACCGACACCATTCCTATCGACAAAAAGAGGAGACTGGACAAAATCACCGTCCTGCCTATCGCTCCGCTCCTCGGCGAAGCCATACACCGCATCCACACCGGCCTATCCATAGGCGCCATGTTCGAGTAGAAAAACCATGCTTAAGTGGCTAGGTAGCCTCGTTGATTCCAACGAAAAAGAACTGAAGCGTCTCCAGCCTATTGTAGACGAGATAAATTCGCTAGAACCCGAATTCCAGAAGCTCAGCGATGCTGAACTTCGCGCCAGGACAGACGAGTTCAAAGCCCGGCTTAAAAACAGCGAGACGCTAGATGATATACTTCCTGAAGCCTTCGCTGCCGTCAGAGAAGCTGCCAGGCGCACCATAGGCGAACGACACTTCGATGTCCAGCTTATTGGCGGCATCGTACTCCACCAGGGCAAAATCGCCGAGATGAAAACCGGCGAGGGCAAAACCCTGGTTGCTACCTTGCCACTATATCTGAACGCCCTCACCGGCGAAGGTTGCCATCTCGTTACCGTAAACGACTACCTGGCGCGGCGCGATGCTTACTGGATGGGCCCCATATACCACGCCCTCGGCTTAACCGTTGCCAGCATCTACCCACAACAGAGTCCCGCAGAACATCTGCCAGCCCGTCTTTATGACCCTGACTATACCGATGAAAAAGACACCCGCTGGCCCCATTTCCGACCCGTCAGCCGCCAACAGGCTTATCAAGCCGATATTACCTACGGCACCAACAACGAGTTCGGCTTCGACTACCTCAGGGACAACATGGCTATAGACCTGTCTCAATACGTCCAGCGCCCACTCAACTACGCCATTGTCGACGAGGTGGACAATATACTCATCGACGAAGCCCGCACCCCGCTGATAATCAGCGGCTCCGCTGAAGAAGCCACTGAAAAATACAACGTCTTTGCCCGCCTAGTGCCTCAGCTCAAAAAAGATGAAGACTACACCGTCGAAGAAAAGGAACGCCAGACCTACCTCACCGAATCCGGCATGACCAGGATGGAAAAATGGCTTCGCCGGGACGGCTTGCTCAAAGCCCCCAGCCTCTATGACCCGGCTAACTACAGTTTGACTCAATACCTGGAAAATGCACTGAAAGCCAATGTGCTGTTCAAGAAAGACCGCGACTACGTAGTTAAAGACGGGCAGGTTATCATTGTCGACGAGTTCACCGGACGGCTCATGTTCGGCCGCAGATACTCCGAGGGGCTGCACCAGGCTATCGAAGCCAAGGAAAGGGTCAAGATTCAGCGGGAGAGCGTAACCCTAGCCACCATCACCTTCCAGAACTATTTCCGCCTTTACAAAAAGCTGGCCGGCATGACCGGCACCGCCGCCACCGAAGCTGAAGAATTCCACAAGATTTACAAGCTTGAAGTGGTCGCCATCCCCACCAATAAGCCGATGATTCGTATTGACAATCCCGACCAGATTTACAAGGACGAAGAAACCAAATTCAAAGCCGTCGCCAGGGAAATCGAGGGCTTCCATCAGCAGGGCACGCCGGTGCTCATAGGCACCGTCTCCATCGAGAAATCCGAGCTTTTGAACGGACTGCTCACAAGGAAAGGCATACCGCATCAGGTGCTCAACGCCAAAAATCATGAAAAGGAAGCTACTATAATCGCTCAGGCTGGACGCATAGGCGCCGTCACCGTTGCCACCAACATGGCCGGGCGTGGTGTTGACATCATACTTGGCGGTAATCCTGTCGAGCGTGATAAGAAAGAATGGCAGAAAGAGCACGATAGGGTAATTGAGCTTGGCGGCTTACACGTCATCGGCACCGAGCGCCACGAGGCCAGGCGCATTGACAACCAGCTCCGAGGCCGCTCTGGAAGGCAGGGCGACCCCGGCAGCTCCCGATTCTATATCTCCTTAGAAGACGATGTCGTTCGCCGCTTCGGCGGCGACCGCGTCAAAGGCTTCATGGAGTGGGCTGGCTTCGATGAAAACACGCCCATCGAACATTCCATGGTCAGCAAATCCATAGAAAACGCCCAGGTCAGAGTTGAAGGCCATCACTTCGATATCCGCAAACACCTCGTTGATTATGATGATGTGGTCAACAAGCACCGCGAGGTAATCTATGCCGAGAGAAGGAAAATACTGGAGGGCGCTGACCTCAAGTCAAACATCCTGTCTATGGTTCGAGATGAAATCGAAAAGCTGGTAGCCGCCAGTGGCAGCCATGACCTTATCCAGCCAGACTTCACTGGCTTAATCGAGGAACTCGCCACTATCCTCCCCCTACCACCTCAGATAAATCCTGCCGCACTCTCCAAAATGAGACCAAACCAAATCACCGAAAAGCTGATTGAGCACGCCGAGCAGCTATACGAGCAACGAGAGGCAGAGATAGGCGCCGAGAACACGCGGCTCTTAGAGAGACTGGTTATGCTCCGCGCCCTCGACAGCTTATGGAAAGACCATCTCACCGCTATGGACCATCTCCGTCAGCAGGCAAGCCTTTACGCCATGAAACAGGTTGACCCCATAGTCGTCTATAAAAAAGAAGGCCATGCGCTGTTCGAGAGCCTCACTGCCAGCATAGAGCACGATGTCGTCCACACCATTTACAAAGTCAGCCTCGAGAGAAAGGAAGCCCCAGCACAGAGACAGCCCCAGAAAGTCGCCGTCCCTGCTGGCAAAAAAGTCGGCCGCAACGAACCCTGTCCCTGCGGCTCCGGCAAGAAATACAAGCATTGTTGTGGCAGATAAAAAGGAGGAGGTTGTGATATGATGGAAGCTAGATTAGGCGTCACTATCTGTGACAAATGCCAGCAGCCGATGGCAAAAGACCAACATGTCATTATAATAACCGAAGGCAATATCACCGCATCAAACGATATTTTAATCTTTGACGGCTCTTGTGTCCGCTATGCTTGCCATCTCGGTTGCTGGGATGGAGTTGAGGAGAGTTGAGGAGATTGAGCAGGCGACGCGATATTCAAAAGCTAGATCCAGATTTCGCAGTTAAGCACAACCTCCGGGCAAATTGGAGGTAACAAAAATGGAACTGAAAGATTTAATAAGAATTTACGAAGACAAGAAAAGATTATACGGAGATGAAGTTTATCTCCATGTATCTGAGATTTTCGAAGAGGCGAGAGAAAAGTATAAACAAGAATATCTATCAAGCTCAAAGGCTTCGAAACTAAGGGCTAAGGGTAAAACACCAGATGCCGAGCAATCGTGGAAAGCGTTTAAAGGTAAAAACTTCGAGAAGCTGATTTGGCATATAATCGGTGATGAACTTGAGTCTGTTGATCTTCGCGTAATACTTGGTGCATCACTAAAAAGGAAAAAACTATCAGCAGAATTGAGCAAGGTATATCGGAACCTTCTCATCAGATACGGAGAGTGGGCATTGCTGCCCGATGTAGATTTGGTTATTTATGACCCTACGACGTGCGATATTATCGGAGTCATTTCATGCAAAATAACACTACGGGAGAGAATCGCCCAAACCGCATATTGGAAGTTGAAGCTAGCAAGTGATCCTTTAACTATGCACGTTAAAGGGTACTTCATAACAGCTGATGAGGATGGAGACCTAGTGAAAGGCATGACAAGCCCCACTCGAAACAGAATTATCGTTGAACATGAATTAGATGGAACTTACGCCCTACGGCACATTGCTGAGAGCGAAAAGGTTAAGGCATTTCCGAAGCTTCTCGACGATTTACGAGCAATGGTTCAAAAGAGATAACACGCATGGCTAAAAAAAGATCTAAAGAGATAGAAGCTAAGCTACCACTCTTTAAAAACATACCACTAAACGGATTCGCCTATCAGGCCAGCGAGACTAAAAAAGCTAAGAAATCTGAAGGCGTTAAAGAAATAAAAACAAAGGATGAAACGCTTATATTGGAGGCCACTACTTTATGGGATTATCCAAAACAAAGCTATGGCGAGAAGCCAAAAGGCAATAACAAATATGCAGGTGTCACACCTGCATTCATAATTTGGAATCTAGTCCAACGATATACCCTGCCGGGTGATTTAGTTGTAGACCCAATGGCCGGAAGCGGCACAACCATCGACGTGTGCAAAGAAGAAGGCCGACAGGCCATTGGATATGATATAGCTCCGGCACACCCTGAAGTTATGCAGAATGATGCTCGGAATATACCGCTTCCTAATGATTCAGTAGATATGATATTTATAGATTCTCCTTACTCTGACAACATAAACTACTCTGACCACCCTGATTGCATCGGCAAGATTTCCTGCGAGGACGAGCGTTTCTTCGATGAGCTTGATAAAGTTGCAGCCGAAATACATAGGGTCCTTAAGCCCGGTAAGGTAATGGCATGGCTGATTGGTGACCAATGGGTAAAAAAGAGGTTTACACCCGTAGGCTTAAAACTATACGAGCGTCTGTGCAAGTACTTCGAGACTGTAGATCTCATTTGCGTTGTGAGAAGGGGACAAAGTTCAAATACAGGTCTTTGGCACAATAGAGCAAGAAGGTTCAACTTCTATCTCCGTGGCTTTAAATACCTTTTCATCATGCGTAAGCCCTCAATCGAAACTGACAAAGAGCAGCAAAATCGCTCGGTAAAATGGGCCAGATATGAGAGAGGCGGGAAGAAGAGCAGCAAAACCAGAAGTGCTTCTTCAACCACGGCGACCCCGACTGGGAGTGGATAAGGACAAAGATTCAAGCCTCGACAGTTGAGCATAAATAGTGCTCAATTGCACACAAATTCTGCTCGGCCTATACTATTGATATACGGCCAATGAAAAACACCGCTATTGCTAAAGTATTCCAGGATATGGCTGACCTGCTGGAGCTTAAGGGGGAGAACGTGTTCAAGATTCGAGCCTATCAGCGTGCGGCTCGCACCATCGAGCACCTGCCCAAGGAGATAGAAATAATGCTCCAGGAAGGCGAGGACTTGCAGACCATACCCGGCGTCGGCGAGGCAATAGCCAAGAAAAGCATCGAGCTGGTAAATACCGGCAAACTACATGTATACGAAGAGCTTAAAGCCGAGTTCCCTGAAGGCATAACTACCCTGCTAGAAATCCCCGGCATCGGACCCAAGACGGCAAACAGGCTCTCCAACGAACTGGGGATTAAGTCCGCTGACGAGCTGGAAGAGGCTATAAAAGACGGCCGGGTTGCCAAATTATTCCGCCTCGGCGATAAGACGGCCGACAACATACTGCAGCAAATTGAAGCCCTGCGCCGCAAAGACCAGCGTATACCCATAGGCGAAGCCCTGCCAGTAGTCGACGAGATATTTAAAGCCCTGCGTCCTCTACCCGGCGTGAAAAACCTGACCGCTGCCGGCAGCCTGCGCCGCTTCAGGGAGACGGTGGGCGATATCGACCTTATGGGCACCGCCGATAACCCAGAGGAGGTCATTAATGCCTTCGTGGCTTTGCCACAGGTGAGAGAGGTGCTGGCTAAAGGCCCAACCAAAGCCAGCGTCATCCTCCCCGGCGGACTTCAAGCCGACTTGAGAATGGTGGAGCATGATTCCTTCGGCTCACTGCTCCAGTATTTCACCGGCAGCAAGCAGCATAACGTCACACTGAGGACAAGGGAACAGAAAAGGGGGCTCAAGCTGAGCGAATACGGCATAACTGACACTAAGACCGATAAGCTGGAGAAATTCGCCACCGAGGAAGCCTTCTACCGCCGACTGGGCTTGCAGTACATCCCGCCGGAACTGAGGGAGGACCAGGGCGAAATAGACCTTGCTGAAAAAGGCAAAGTACCGAAGCTTGTAGAGCTATCAGACATAAAAGGGGACATCCACGCTCACACCGACTGGAGCGATGGCCATGACTCTATCGAAGCCATGGCTCAGGCAGCCAAAGCCCTCGGCTACCAGTACCTGGCAATCACCGACCACTCAGCCGGTAGAGGCATCGCCCACGGATTAAGCGAGGAGCGTTTGCGACAGCAGATAGAAGAAATCAAACAGCTCAATAAGCAGCTCAAAGGAATGCGCATCTTCACCGGCACAGAGGTGGACATACGCGCCGATGGCAGCATAGACCTGCCTGAGACACTTCTGGCCGATTTAGACGTCGTCATCGCTGCCATCCATTCAGCCATGACTCAAAGCGAGGAACAGATAACAAAACGCATCTTGGGCGCTATAGAAAACCCGCATATTGATGTTATCGCCCACCCCACCTGCCGCCTGCTCGGTGAGCGGGAGCCGGTAGCCGTTGACATGGAAGCCGTCTTCCGAGCCGCAGTCAAATACAATAAAGCTCTGGAAATAAACGCTATGCCCAGCCGACTCGACTTGAAGGATATTCATGCCTACCGAGCGCGGGAATTGGGGGTAAAGCTAATAATGGGCACGGATGCCCACAGCATTGCCCAGCTAGGCTTTATGCGCTTCGGCATCGGCGTAGCTCGCCGCGGCTGGTGCCAAGCTAGAGATATACTCAATACCAGGCCTACAAAAGAAATGCTGGCATTCCTCAGAAAGAATTAAGACATGCTTGCCACTATCGAATATGGACAGGTAACCCAGATTAGGCTGTGTCGCTATCCGGACTTCAATCCCGGCGGCACTGTGTCCACTTACCTGGTGGACAGCCTCTTGGTAGACAGCGGACCGGCTCATACTGCCGAGGAGTTGACAGAGTTCCTGAAAGGCAAAGGGGTAAAAACGGTAGTTAACACCCATTATCATGAAGACCATATCGCCGCCAATGCCTTGCTCAAAGAAAGATACGGCGTCGAGCTTCTGGCTCATCCCCTGGCGGTGAACAAAATCAACCAGCCAGCCAAACTTTATCCCTATCAGGAAGAGGTCTGGGGCTATCCTGTACCCAGCCAGGTTAAGGAAATCGGTGATAGCGTCACCACCGAGAATTTCCGTTTCGAGGTAGTCCCTACTCCGGGACATGACCGCGACCATATCTGCCTTTTTGAGAGAAAAAATGGCTGGCTTTTTACCGGAGACTTGTTTGTTGGCACCCGCCCCAATGTAGTCCGACCTATGGACGACGTGCGGCAAATAATAGCCGACCTCAAAAAAGTAAAGGATTTAAAGCCGCAAATACCCTTCCCCGCACCGGGAAAGGTGAGAACTGAGCCCGTGCCTGTGCTGGAACAGACCATCCAATACCTTGAGGATTTGGGGCAAAAGGTCATGGAGCTGCATGACAAAGGTTTATCTCCAGCCAAGATTGTGAAACAGATTTTCGGCAATGAGGCACCTTTAGCCGAATCGACCCAGCAGCAATTCTCATCGTTAAACATGGTAAAATCTCTACTTAAAACAGGTTAATCAAAATGTCACCAAAGGAAGCCAAAAATATGCCGACCACGGCTGCAGGCGATGCCAGAGCCATCGAGCATATCAAACAAGCTGTGGCTAATGGCAAGCACTGGTATACAGCTTTGCTCGAGGCTATCAAGCTGTGGAAAAGCGCTGAGGAGGATTATCATGGCCATCATCTCCGCTATTTGATTGATGGCGAGGCTTTTGACTGGCTATTACTGGCAGAGCGTCTAAGCGACGAGATAAGCCAGTCCATTCCAGAAAAAGAAAGAATCAACCTCCTTTTCTTTGACCTGCCGCCATTGGAGTTAACCAGAGAGGAATTCAAGAAATTGATAGGCCCGGTTAAATATCGAGCTTATCTTAATTATCTTTACGGCGTCCTCGTTGAGGAAAACCTGATTTCCGCTGTGGTTGACGAGATTCGAAAAGAAAGATTGGCATCAGGCTTAAATAAGCATGAGGACATACTTGATAAAGCATACCGCAGAATTTACGGCGATAACCAGCAGGCTTTGCTCGATAGCTTCAGAAAAGAAAAAAAACGCCCGAAGCGCAAATCTATGACCCTGGGCGAAATGAAGGAATTCACCTACTGGCTATTCAAATATCGAATAAAAAGGTGTGATAAGTCCCGCGTGGCCAGCGATACCAAAAAAGCCCTGATAAAGATGCAACGCAACCTGGCAGCCAAAAAGTCACCCCTCTAAACAGCACAACTGAATCCCACCTCCAAATCCCAAATTACAAGCACCAAATCTCAAACAATATCAAAATCCGAAGAACCAAATCCAAAACTACTGGCTTTTTGTCAGGATAGAGCTGAATATCTTCGTCAACTCTGCAGATTCTTTCAAGCGCATCGCTTGCTCCTGCCGTAAAGCAGGGCTACTCACTCCAATAAGTCTCAGCCAGTATCCACTCTCTTTAGCTTCCTTACGACATATCTTGATTCTCATCAAGAAATCCTTCTTCCCTAATGCCTCATTCGCTTCTATATAATTTGCTCCCACAGACGTCGCCGCTCGAACTAATTGCTTTGCAAGTTCTCCATCAATAACCGTCTTCGACAATTCCTTACAAAAATTAATCACACTCTTGGCAAAATTGAGGGTTCTCGCTTCTAGGTCGTATTGTTTTGAATTTTGATTTTTGGTCATTGGACTTTGTTTGGGATTTGTGTCTTGAGATTTGGAATTTCTAGTGTGCACAGCACACTAGCTAAGTTGTGTCAGTTCCTGCTTCAACCTAAGCAACTTGTCTTTATAACCTTGGAGCTTGCCCTTCTCTTTCTCTACCACCGCTGCTGGCGCCTTGGACATAAAAGCCGCATCTTTCAGCCTTTGCTCTAATCGGTCGATTTCCTGCTCAATCGTGCTGATTTCCCCTTCCAAACGTCGCTTCTCGGCAGCCACGTCAACCATGCCCGCCCAAGGCAAGACCACCTCAGCTTCCTTCAACACCAAGACCAGGGCTTTCTCCTCCTTTGCCTGACGCTGGTTGCGACTCAAAACAGCCAGTGGCCGGGCTTTGGCTAAGGTCTCTATAGCCTCAGACTGCGAAGCTATAGCTGACTGGAGTTTATCGGCGTAGACACGAGCTTCAATCCATTTGCCTGCTGCCACCTTGTGCTCAGCCCGGGCATTGCGTATGGAGCGGATGATTTCTGTAACCGACTCCATCACCGTCTCAGCCTCAGCATCGACAAATTTCTTATTGCCAACAGGGTACGGCGCAATGATGATTGAATCTGAATTGAGACTACCCTCAGGCAAACGCTGTTTCAGATTCTGCCACAGTTCCTCGGTGATGAAGGGCATAAAGGGATGGAGAAGGCGCAGCGCAGTCTCCAGAGCGAAGGCAAGCACGGGTAAAGGTGAAAAATCCGACCGGGACAGGCGGATTTTGGCTATTTCAATGTACCAATCACAGAATTCGCCCCAGAAAAAGTCATGGATTTGCCTCTCAGCCTCCCCGAACTGGAAATTAGACATCAACTCATCCACGCTTAAAACAAGGCGATTAAGCCGGCTCAAAATCCAGCGGTCCTCCATCGGCTCCGGACGCTTTGCCATCAACTTCGCTAAGGCTCCACTCTCTATCGGATTAGCTTCAAGACTTTGCAAGACAAACCTGGCAGCGTTCCACATCTTGTTGGCAAAGTTGCGCCCAGCTTCCAATCGGTGGGGACCAAGATTAATATCATTCCCCGGAGAAGTGCCGGTGGTTACGGCAAAGCGGAGGGCGTCAGTGCCATAGTCTTCTATAGCATCGGTGGGATTAAGGACATTCCCCCGCATCTTGCTCATCTTCTCGCCTTTCTCATCCCGAATCAGCCCGTGCAGATAGACAGTGTGGAAAGGGACATCTCCGGTGTCTTCCAGCCCCATCATAATCATACGGGCAACCCAGAAGAACAATATGTCATAGCCGGTTTCCATAACCGACGTGGGGTAGAAATACTTCAAGTCCTCAGTATCCTCAGGCCAGCCTAAAGTCGAATGTGGCCAAAGCGCCGAGCTAAACCAGGTATCGAGCACATCAGGGTCCTGGACGATATCATTAGAGCCACAATGTCCACAGGTTGAAGGCTCGTCGATAGCCACCGTCAATTCATTGCATTTCTGACAATACCACACCGGTATGCGGTGCCCCCACCACAACTGCCGGCTGATGCACCAATCGCGGATATTCTCCATCCAGTTAAGGTAGACTTTAGTAAAGCGCTCCGGGACTATGGCAATCTTATCATCGGTGACGGCTTTAATTGCCGCCTCAGCCAATGGCGCCACTTTTACAAACCACTGTTTGCTAACCTCAGGTTCCACCATGGTTTGGCAACGACCGCAGTGCCCCACTGAATGATGATGCGGCTCAATCTTCTCCAGCAGTCCGGCCTTCTCAAAGTCAGCCAACACCTTCTGCCTGCAAATAAAGCGGTCAAG
Coding sequences within it:
- a CDS encoding ribose-phosphate pyrophosphokinase, which gives rise to MDELKVFTGNAHPKLAEAICKYLNIPLGKAEVFEFKNENIFVRVQENVRERDVFVIQPFSTPVNKNLVELLIMIDAFKRASAGRITAVIPYYAYGRTDKKDQPRVPITARLIADLLTTAGANRLLTIDLHAAQIQGFFNIPVDELTALFILSDYWKEKEKVLDNLVVVATDIGISAHARDMAAKLNAPLAIIEKRRLGNIDATETLNIIGEVEGMRALTIDDEIDTAGSLVGVVDTLLEHGATEVYACCTHPIFSGPAIERIAKSPVKEIVVTDTIPIDKKRRLDKITVLPIAPLLGEAIHRIHTGLSIGAMFE
- the secA gene encoding preprotein translocase subunit SecA, coding for MLKWLGSLVDSNEKELKRLQPIVDEINSLEPEFQKLSDAELRARTDEFKARLKNSETLDDILPEAFAAVREAARRTIGERHFDVQLIGGIVLHQGKIAEMKTGEGKTLVATLPLYLNALTGEGCHLVTVNDYLARRDAYWMGPIYHALGLTVASIYPQQSPAEHLPARLYDPDYTDEKDTRWPHFRPVSRQQAYQADITYGTNNEFGFDYLRDNMAIDLSQYVQRPLNYAIVDEVDNILIDEARTPLIISGSAEEATEKYNVFARLVPQLKKDEDYTVEEKERQTYLTESGMTRMEKWLRRDGLLKAPSLYDPANYSLTQYLENALKANVLFKKDRDYVVKDGQVIIVDEFTGRLMFGRRYSEGLHQAIEAKERVKIQRESVTLATITFQNYFRLYKKLAGMTGTAATEAEEFHKIYKLEVVAIPTNKPMIRIDNPDQIYKDEETKFKAVAREIEGFHQQGTPVLIGTVSIEKSELLNGLLTRKGIPHQVLNAKNHEKEATIIAQAGRIGAVTVATNMAGRGVDIILGGNPVERDKKEWQKEHDRVIELGGLHVIGTERHEARRIDNQLRGRSGRQGDPGSSRFYISLEDDVVRRFGGDRVKGFMEWAGFDENTPIEHSMVSKSIENAQVRVEGHHFDIRKHLVDYDDVVNKHREVIYAERRKILEGADLKSNILSMVRDEIEKLVAASGSHDLIQPDFTGLIEELATILPLPPQINPAALSKMRPNQITEKLIEHAEQLYEQREAEIGAENTRLLERLVMLRALDSLWKDHLTAMDHLRQQASLYAMKQVDPIVVYKKEGHALFESLTASIEHDVVHTIYKVSLERKEAPAQRQPQKVAVPAGKKVGRNEPCPCGSGKKYKHCCGR
- a CDS encoding DNA modification methylase, with protein sequence MELKDLIRIYEDKKRLYGDEVYLHVSEIFEEAREKYKQEYLSSSKASKLRAKGKTPDAEQSWKAFKGKNFEKLIWHIIGDELESVDLRVILGASLKRKKLSAELSKVYRNLLIRYGEWALLPDVDLVIYDPTTCDIIGVISCKITLRERIAQTAYWKLKLASDPLTMHVKGYFITADEDGDLVKGMTSPTRNRIIVEHELDGTYALRHIAESEKVKAFPKLLDDLRAMVQKR
- a CDS encoding methyltransferase domain-containing protein, whose protein sequence is MAKKRSKEIEAKLPLFKNIPLNGFAYQASETKKAKKSEGVKEIKTKDETLILEATTLWDYPKQSYGEKPKGNNKYAGVTPAFIIWNLVQRYTLPGDLVVDPMAGSGTTIDVCKEEGRQAIGYDIAPAHPEVMQNDARNIPLPNDSVDMIFIDSPYSDNINYSDHPDCIGKISCEDERFFDELDKVAAEIHRVLKPGKVMAWLIGDQWVKKRFTPVGLKLYERLCKYFETVDLICVVRRGQSSNTGLWHNRARRFNFYLRGFKYLFIMRKPSIETDKEQQNRSVKWARYERGGKKSSKTRSASSTTATPTGSG
- the polX gene encoding DNA polymerase/3'-5' exonuclease PolX, encoding MKNTAIAKVFQDMADLLELKGENVFKIRAYQRAARTIEHLPKEIEIMLQEGEDLQTIPGVGEAIAKKSIELVNTGKLHVYEELKAEFPEGITTLLEIPGIGPKTANRLSNELGIKSADELEEAIKDGRVAKLFRLGDKTADNILQQIEALRRKDQRIPIGEALPVVDEIFKALRPLPGVKNLTAAGSLRRFRETVGDIDLMGTADNPEEVINAFVALPQVREVLAKGPTKASVILPGGLQADLRMVEHDSFGSLLQYFTGSKQHNVTLRTREQKRGLKLSEYGITDTKTDKLEKFATEEAFYRRLGLQYIPPELREDQGEIDLAEKGKVPKLVELSDIKGDIHAHTDWSDGHDSIEAMAQAAKALGYQYLAITDHSAGRGIAHGLSEERLRQQIEEIKQLNKQLKGMRIFTGTEVDIRADGSIDLPETLLADLDVVIAAIHSAMTQSEEQITKRILGAIENPHIDVIAHPTCRLLGEREPVAVDMEAVFRAAVKYNKALEINAMPSRLDLKDIHAYRARELGVKLIMGTDAHSIAQLGFMRFGIGVARRGWCQARDILNTRPTKEMLAFLRKN
- a CDS encoding MBL fold metallo-hydrolase, which codes for MLATIEYGQVTQIRLCRYPDFNPGGTVSTYLVDSLLVDSGPAHTAEELTEFLKGKGVKTVVNTHYHEDHIAANALLKERYGVELLAHPLAVNKINQPAKLYPYQEEVWGYPVPSQVKEIGDSVTTENFRFEVVPTPGHDRDHICLFERKNGWLFTGDLFVGTRPNVVRPMDDVRQIIADLKKVKDLKPQIPFPAPGKVRTEPVPVLEQTIQYLEDLGQKVMELHDKGLSPAKIVKQIFGNEAPLAESTQQQFSSLNMVKSLLKTG
- a CDS encoding four helix bundle protein encodes the protein MTKNQNSKQYDLEARTLNFAKSVINFCKELSKTVIDGELAKQLVRAATSVGANYIEANEALGKKDFLMRIKICRKEAKESGYWLRLIGVSSPALRQEQAMRLKESAELTKIFSSILTKSQ
- a CDS encoding valine--tRNA ligase, whose protein sequence is MGLCDMPEIPKAYEPGEVEQKWYRFWMEHGYFTPKIDRKKKPFVIIMPPPNVTGELHLGHALTATLEDIMIRWHRMKGEPALWLPGVDHAGIATQVVVEQKLAEQGLDRHKLGREKFIERVWEWVKKSRQSITYQHQRLGASCDWTRERFTLDEVPSRAVRTAFVRLYNKGLIYRGERIVNWCPRCQTALSDLEVQHKDITGNLYYLRYPMADGDGFVTVATTRPETYLGDTAVAVNPDDTRFKAVVGKKVVLPVIKRVIPVIADSAVDPSFGTGAVKITPGHDPVDFEMSERQHLPIVKILNPDATMNEQAGPYAGLDRFICRQKVLADFEKAGLLEKIEPHHHSVGHCGRCQTMVEPEVSKQWFVKVAPLAEAAIKAVTDDKIAIVPERFTKVYLNWMENIRDWCISRQLWWGHRIPVWYCQKCNELTVAIDEPSTCGHCGSNDIVQDPDVLDTWFSSALWPHSTLGWPEDTEDLKYFYPTSVMETGYDILFFWVARMIMMGLEDTGDVPFHTVYLHGLIRDEKGEKMSKMRGNVLNPTDAIEDYGTDALRFAVTTGTSPGNDINLGPHRLEAGRNFANKMWNAARFVLQSLEANPIESGALAKLMAKRPEPMEDRWILSRLNRLVLSVDELMSNFQFGEAERQIHDFFWGEFCDWYIEIAKIRLSRSDFSPLPVLAFALETALRLLHPFMPFITEELWQNLKQRLPEGSLNSDSIIIAPYPVGNKKFVDAEAETVMESVTEIIRSIRNARAEHKVAAGKWIEARVYADKLQSAIASQSEAIETLAKARPLAVLSRNQRQAKEEKALVLVLKEAEVVLPWAGMVDVAAEKRRLEGEISTIEQEIDRLEQRLKDAAFMSKAPAAVVEKEKGKLQGYKDKLLRLKQELTQLS